GGAGTATCTGCAACGCTACCAGGCCAAACCGGGGTGGGATTTTCTGACCGGTAGCCGGAAGGATATTGACCGGGTCATGCATGCCTTTGACGCCTATTTCCGCGACAAGATGGACCATAAGCCGCTCACCTTCATACGGGGGGCGGATGGCTCCTGGATCAGGCTTTACGGTCTGATCAGCAGTAGTGAATTTCTGGCAGAATACAAAAAAGCGGGGCTCCTATGACACTACGTACGAAACTGCCGGCAGAACAGGTCTTAATGGTGCTGTTGAGTATAGCTCTCTGTCTTGCCCTGGGCGCAGCTGCCTGGGCTGCCCCTTCAGACGAAACCATGCGGTTCGGGGAGCAGATGTACCGCAAAGGGCTGCTCCCCTCCGGGGCTCCCATCAAGGCCTATGTCAGCGGCGATGTGCCGGTGGACGGCACATCGTTCACCTGCGTCAGTTGCCATCTGCGCAGCGGACTCGGCTCTATTGAAGGGGAGGTCATCACGCTACCGACCAACGGGAGGATCCTGTATCAGCCGAGAAGGCCGTTTATCCCCGGCTCCGAGTTTGTTCCTTCCTACTCCAACTATGCAAAATACCTGCCGGAGCGTCCTGCCTATACCGACGATTCGCTGGCTGCGCTGATCCTGACCGGTATTGACCCCACCGGCCGGTCGGTTCTGAAGGTCATGCCCCGTTACGACCTGGGCGACAAGGATATGGCGATTATGATCAGCTATCTGAAATCACTTTCTGATCAGCCGCCTCCCGGCGTGACCAAAGAAGAGATCAGGTTTGCCACGGTCATTGTTGAAGGGACTGACCCGGTTGCGGTGCAGTCGATGCTGGCCCCCCTGCAGTTCAGTATTGACCGCAAGAACAGCCTGGCTACCGCCGCAGTGAAAAATCATCGTGTGGCGCGGATGGGCTACAACATGCTGGGAGATCTTTCCGCCCTCAAATTTTCACTGTCACGCTGGACGCTCAAGGGGGCTCCGGCAACCTGGCTGTCTCAGCTGGAAGAATACTACCGCAAGGAGCCGGTCTTTGCCTTGCTGGGTGGTATCTCGGAAGGGGAGTGGGAGCCGGTGCACCGCTTCTGCGAAGAGAAAAAGATCCCCAACCTGTTTCCGGTTGTAGACTACCCGGTACTCTCGGATACAGACTGGTATACCCTCTATTTCTCGCGTGGGGTCCGCCAGGAGGGCGAAGCTGCGGCCCGCTATCTGCACGGCATGGCCGAGCTGTTTAAAGGCAGGCCGGTACTGCAGCTGTACCGGGCCGGTCGCAAAGGGCAGGCCCTGGCAGCAGGATTCAGGGAGTCCTGGAAGACTGCCGGTGGTGGTGCGATAACAGAGGTCCGTCTGCCTGCCAATGAAAAGCTGACGGCAAAAAAGGTACGGCAACTGGTTAACCGGAAAAATCCGGCAGCCCTGGTTCTTTGGGATGATGCAGCGTCACTGCCGGCACTGTCAGGGCTGGCAGCGCAGAAAAAGCGGCCCGGTCTGGTCCTTGCCTCCGGCACCTATCTGGGCAAGGCGCTGTGGACGATCCCGGAAGAATTGCGAGCTCTGCTCTATCTGACCTACCCCTATCGCCTGCCCCAGGAGGACAGCCGCTTTGACGTCAATGTCAAGCGGGTGCTGCAGGGTAGACCACTTGAACTGTATGAACAGAGGATCGTCAGGCAGTCCTATCTTACCGGCGAAGTGCTTGGCAAGGCGTTGATGATGATGCGCGGCGAATATTACCGCGATTACCTGTATGATGTGATCGGTATGATGTCGGACATGCACTACCCCCTGTATGAACGGGTCAGTTTCGGGCCGGGCCAGCGCTATGCCTCCAAGGGCTCCTATATTGTGCAGTTGGGCAGTGGCAGGAATCCCGTGCTCGAACGCCGCAGTGAATGGGTAATACCGTGAAAAGAAAAGAGGATATTATGATCAGACAAGGCATCCTGGCACTGTTGGCTCTGTTTCTGTTGCTGGCGCCTGCTGCAGATCTGTTGGCTGCCGCTGCAGATGTGACGATCTACATCGTGAGCGATTATCGTTATCTGCCGGGTAAGGCAAAAGGCGACCCGGTAATGGGACAGTCTCTGTGCGGTACCCGCTGTAATGCCCTTTCAACCAATTATCTGAATATTGTCGAGCCTGGCGGTTGGCGTCTGATCAAAGTTGCCGGCGGACGCGTATTGACCGTACCACTCAATAATCCTTTCATGGGGGGGGATTGCGTCTGTGTCGTGGACGAATACATGGTGAAGGTCGATCATCTCAACAAACCGTAGTTTTTTCTCAGTCCTTCCGGATTTCCCAC
Above is a window of Trichlorobacter lovleyi SZ DNA encoding:
- a CDS encoding ABC transporter substrate-binding protein, translating into MTLRTKLPAEQVLMVLLSIALCLALGAAAWAAPSDETMRFGEQMYRKGLLPSGAPIKAYVSGDVPVDGTSFTCVSCHLRSGLGSIEGEVITLPTNGRILYQPRRPFIPGSEFVPSYSNYAKYLPERPAYTDDSLAALILTGIDPTGRSVLKVMPRYDLGDKDMAIMISYLKSLSDQPPPGVTKEEIRFATVIVEGTDPVAVQSMLAPLQFSIDRKNSLATAAVKNHRVARMGYNMLGDLSALKFSLSRWTLKGAPATWLSQLEEYYRKEPVFALLGGISEGEWEPVHRFCEEKKIPNLFPVVDYPVLSDTDWYTLYFSRGVRQEGEAAARYLHGMAELFKGRPVLQLYRAGRKGQALAAGFRESWKTAGGGAITEVRLPANEKLTAKKVRQLVNRKNPAALVLWDDAASLPALSGLAAQKKRPGLVLASGTYLGKALWTIPEELRALLYLTYPYRLPQEDSRFDVNVKRVLQGRPLELYEQRIVRQSYLTGEVLGKALMMMRGEYYRDYLYDVIGMMSDMHYPLYERVSFGPGQRYASKGSYIVQLGSGRNPVLERRSEWVIP